The sequence AGGCGATGGAAGGCATGCAGCCACCCTAAAAGGGAATCGGCGGCGTGCAAGTGGCAGTCGCGGGCACGGGAACCCACCGGACGCTCACCCGTGCTCCGGATCGCCGAAGCCGAGGCCCTTTTCCCGCATCTCCTCCAGCACCGCGGACATGTCCTGCAGGGACTCCCACAGCTCCCGGACCACGAAAACCGGTGCCCCGCAGCGCACGGACAGCGCCAGGCAATCGCTCGGGCGGGCGTCCAGCTCGACGATCTTCCGCTCCATGATCTCGTTCTCCGCCTCCAGGATCAGGCGGGCGTAGTAAATGTCGTTCTCCACCCGCACGATGACGATCCGCGCCACCTTCGCGCCGAAGGTCTCCAGCGCCAGCAGGAACAGGTCGTGGGTCAGCGGCCGCGGCGGCGTCTGGCCCGCCATCGAGGTGTTGATCGAGGCTCCTACCGCCGGATCGATGTAGAACACGATCGCCTTCTGGCCGTCCCCCAGGAACACGGCGCAACCGGCCTGGGTGGGGAGCAGCGCCACGGGTTCGACACGGACGAGATCGGACATCGCTCGGAATATGCAGCCTGTTAGGCAGCGAGCCAAGTAGAAGTGGCGGCCCGCGGAACAATCGCCCGCCGCGGGCGGATGCGAAATGCTCAAGATCTTTTGGACTTCGGCAGGCGGGTGGGAAACCTCGTTCCTTGACACCTTTCATGGCGGGGCGTCTCGTGGTATCGCATGGGGAGTGGAGGAAGGTTTTTCCGCGGCCGCATGCGTGTTTCCGCAAACCACCATCCACATGCTCCACGAACGTCCAACGCTGAAAGACCGCTACCTCAATTTCATCGGCGGCCAGTATGTCGCACCGGTCGATGGCCGGTATTTCGAAAACCCCTCGCCGGTCGACGGCAAGGTCCTCTGCGAAGTCGCGCGATCGAACGACAAGGACGTCGATCTGGCGGTCGACGCGGCCTGGCGGGCCTTCGAGGGCGGCTGGAAGAACACCTCGGTCACCACCCGCAGCAACCTGCTGCTGAAGATCGCGCAGATCACCGAGGACCACCTCGTCCACCTCGCGCGGGTGGAGACCGTGGACAACGGCAAGCCGATCCGCGAGACGCTGGCCGCGGACCTGCCGCTGGTGGTCGACCACTACCGCTACTTCGCCGGGGTGATCCGCGGCGAGGAGGGCGGCATCTCGGAGCTGGATCCGGACACCGTGAGCATCCAGCTCCACGAGCCGCTGGGCGTGGTCGGCCAGATCATCCCGTGGAACTTCCCGCTGCTGATGGCCGCGTGGAAACTCGCCCCGGCCCTGGCTGCCGGAAACTGCGTGGTGCTCAAGCCCGCCGAGCAAACCCCGGTGGGCATCATGGAATGGGTGGAGTTGATCAAGGAGGTGCTGCCGCCCGGCGTGCTCAATGTCGTCCACGGCTTCGGCCCGGAGGCCGGCAAGCCACTGGCCCAGCATCCGCGGGTCAAGAAGGTGGCCTTCACCGGGGAAACCACCACCGGCCGGTTGATCATGCAGTACGCGTCCGAGAACATCATTCCCGTCACCCTCGAACTCGGCGGCAAGTCGCCGAATGTCTTCTTCGAGAGCGTCATGGACGACGACGATGACTTCTTCGACAAGTGCCTGGAGGGTGCCGCCATGTTCGCGCTGAACCAGGGCGAGGTCTGCACCTGTCCGAGCCGCATCCTGGTGCAGGAATCGATCGCCGAGTCCTTCGCCGAACGGCTGGTGGAGCGAGTGGGGAAAATCAAGCTGGGCGATCCGTTCGACACCGACACCATGGTCGGCGCGCAGGCGTCCAACGACCAATACGAGAAGATCCAGAGCTACCTGAACGTCGGCCGGGAGGAAGGCGCCAAGGTGCTGTGTGGCGGCGGCATCCACCGCGGCATCGAGGGCGGCTACTACGTCCAGCCGACCATTTTCCGCGGCCACAACACCATGCGCATCTTCCAGGAGGAGATCTTCGGCCCGGTGGCGAGCTTCACCACCTTTAAGGACGAGGAGGACGCCATCCGCATCGCCAATGACACGCTCTACGGCCTGGGAGCGGGGGTGTGGACGCGCGATGCTCACCAGCTCTACCGCGTCCCGCGGGCCATCGAAGCGGGCCGGGTGTGGGTGAACTGCTACCACCTCTATCCCGCCCACGCCGCCTTCGGTGGCTACAAGAAATCCGGCATCGGCCGCGAAACCCACAAGATGATGCTCAACCACTACCGGCAGACGAAGAACATGCTGGTGTCCTATTCGAAGAAGGCCCTCGGGTTCTTTTGAAAATAGCTGAGAGTGAATGGTTGAGAGTCAGAAACTGGACGTCGTGCTGTCGTCGTGGAGCGCGGCGTCCATTCCGCTTACTCTTTCCTTTCTTACTCTCAACCTTCAACTCTCCAATTCCATGCCCTCCCGCGTCCTCATCACCGATGCCGCCGCCGCGGTCATCGACCAATTGCGCGCCGTCCACGGACCGCTGATGTTCCACCAGTCCGGCGGCTGCTGCGATGGTTCGCAGCCGATGTGCTACGCCGCGGGGGAGTTCCGGCTGGGACGGTCCGACGTGAAACTCGGCGAGATCCACGGCTGCCCGTTCTACATGGAAAGGTCCCAGTTCGAATGCTGGCAGCACACCCAGCTCACGATCGACGTGAAGCCGGGCCGGGGCTCCAGCTTCTCGCTGGAGATCCCGCTCGGCCTCCGGTTCCTGGTCGACAGCCGGGTGTTCACCCCGGAGGAAACCGCCGGGCTGCCCCCGGTGGAACCGGTCGAAGCGTGAAGGACACGAAAGTGCCGCATACCCATTCCGCGAGCTGGATTTCGACAGAATTAACAGAATTTGCAGAATTTAAAAATAGAGAGGAGGAGACGGTTGCAGCGAAACCATGCTGGCTTCCATGCCTCCTGTTAATTCTGAAAAATTCTGTTAATTCTGTCTGAAATGGCCCGGAGTTTTGAGACGCAGATTTGCTGACTGCCTTCGAAACACCTCAGCGCGCGAGATACTTCCGCGAGACGGTCACGTACTTCTCGGCCCACGACTTCACCTTCGATTGCTCGTCGAGCGAAAGGGTGCGCACCACCTTCGCGGGCGAACCGATGACCAGCGAGCCGGGCGGAATGATGGTGCCGCCGGTGACCAGCGCGCCCGCGCCGATGATCGAGCGTTCCCCGATCACCGCGCCATCGAGGATGATCGCTCCCATGCCGACAAGCACCTCATCCTTGATCGTGCAGGCGTGGATGACGGCGGAGTGGCCCACGGTGACGAGTTCGCCGACGTGGCAGCCGTAATCGTCCGCGAGGTGGACCACCACGTTGTCCTGGATGTTCGAGCGCGGGCCGATGGTGATCTCATTGATGTCGCCGCGCAGGACGGCGTGGTACCAGACGCTCGATTCCTCGCCCAGGGTGACCCGGCCGATCACATCGGCGCTGCCCGCGATGTAGGCGGAGGAGGGGATCACGGGCGAGATGCCGTCATACGATTCAATGGCCATGGGGAAACCATGGCGCGGGACCGGGACGGGGGCCAGCGCGGAACACCGCCCGCGATCCCTCACGGATTTGTCACCCATCCGGACTGCCCGCGGCTCTCCATCCGGTGCATCTCCCTCACCGCCTTTCCCCCCATTCCGCACCGACCTTCCCCGGACCGGTTTCGCGGAACTCCTCCCACCGTTCCCCCCCTCATGACCTTCCGACATCTCCTGTGCTGTGGCCTGCTCGCCGCGGCCACCGGCGGCGCTCACGCGGCCAGCATTCAGTTCACCGCCATCAATGCCGATGAAGACGGCTGGGCGGTGGTGACCCTCCAGGACATCACTCCCGGCACCACCATCTACTTCACCGACAACGAATGGAACGGCAGCGCCATCGGCAGCGGCGGAGCCTTCAATACCGGTGAAAGCTACTTCCAATGGGCCAGCGGGGCCACCGCCATCACCGCCATCACCGCCGGCACCGTGATCCGCTTCTCGGCGGTCGACACCACCAGCCTGGCGGCCACCGTGGGCACGCTGAGCCGCGCCACCGTTTCCGGCAGCACCAACTACGGCATCAGCCAGAGTGCCGACACCATCTACGCCTATCTCGGCACGGCCGCCGACACGCCGACCCAGTTCCTGGCGGCGATCGCGACCACCACCTTCTCCGCCGCGGAAGGCGTGATCACCAGCACCGGCCTGACGCTCGGCGCCACCGCCATCCAGCTCAACATCGGCACCGGCGGCGACTACGCCGAATACACCGGTGCCCGCACCGGCCAGACCACCTTCGCCGGCTACCAATCGGCGGTGGGCAACATCGCGAATTGGAACAACCCGGGCGATGGCAACTTCGCCTCGACGGAGCCGAACACGACCGCTTTCACCGTGGTCCCAGAGCCCTCGGCGGCCCTGATCGGCGGTTTGGGGGTATTCGCCCTGATCCGCCGCCGCCGCTGAATCCTTTCCCTCCTGCCCCTTGGTGACGGTGGACCTACGGGTCCGCCGTCACTATTTCGGCCATGGCGAAAGCCCCCTTGCGGAGCGGGCGGAGGCGTGGAATCTGTCGTCATGCGGGAAGCCGCACGGGCAGCCACTGCTTGACGGGGCGGCCCGCCATGCCTAGTTGCTGCGCTCCCGCTTCGAATCCCACCATGTGCAAACCCCTCATCGTCCTCGGCTTGGTCGTGCTGGCCCTGGGACTGCGCAGCTCCCGTCTCGGGTGGCTCCGCAAGACGGGCGCGTTCACCTTCCTGGCCGCCAGCTTCTGCATGGTGTGGTTCCTGACCGGCCAGGTGATGGCGGGTTTCTTCGGCGTGGCCGCCTGGTTTTTCCTGCCGTGGATCGAGCTGCTCACCCGCATCCGCCGCCTGCGGCTGCCGCTGAACAACCGGCTGCGCCACCGCCCGCTGCCCGATCCCGCGTTTTTCCCGAACGCGGTGGAAGCCACCCACGCGATGGAGGAAGCGGGCTTCGAACACGTGACCGACTGCGGCTGGGACTGGGGCGGCATGCAGCAATTCTTCCGCCTGTTCTGGCACCCGGAGGAAATGGCCGTCGCCGCCGTCTGCCTCTGCGAACAGAGCGAGGTGGCCTTCGCCTTCATCTCGGTGACGTCCTATGACGAGGACGGCCGCACCTGGCGGACCACCAACTATCCGTTTTCCCCGACCCTGAAGTGCACCCCCGGCGTGCGCTGGAACCACGTGCCCTGCGAGCGGGCGTGCTTCCACCACATCCTGCGGGACCACAAGTGCTTCCTGTCCCGCGTGGGCGTGGACCGCGACCACCTGCGCATGCCCGACCCGGACGAGCTGGAAGGCAGGATCGAGGGCGAGATGCAGGCCCAGGTGCAGCACAACCTGAAGGCGGGCATCATCCGCCTGACCGATGACGGCCATTTCGAATACTCGCGCCGCGGGCTATTCTTCCTCTGGGGCCAGTTCGTAAAGGACATGCTCAGATTGTGCTGAGCCCGCCCGGCGGAGCCGGGAGAATCCAGAGTCCAGAGAAAGGGAAGAGGTGTTGACCAGCCTTTACGGAACGCCCGGGATCCACTAGCTTCCATTCATGACGAGGATTGTCACAACCACGGCGGTTGCCACCGATCCGCGGCATCTGGAGCTCCAGCGTCCCTTGGACCGCACTCCGGATGAAGAGGTTCGCGTGTGGATTTTCATGCAGACTCCTTCGTCGCAGGAAAACACCCAGAGGGCGGACGATTTCCTCCAATGGGCAAACCGGGAGCGTCCTCACGTCGGCTTGCCCGATGCCGGTCGCGACACCATTTACGACGACTGACGCCATGGCCCGGGTTTTGGCGGATACCAACATCTGGTTGCGGGTGGCAGATCCCGGCTCGGCCCATCACCCGGCGGCTGTCGCGGCGATCGCCCTCTTGCTCGGGAGCGGTCACGACGTCTGCCTATGCCCTCAGAATCTGATCGAGTTCTGGGCAGTCGCCACC comes from Luteolibacter sp. LG18 and encodes:
- a CDS encoding bifunctional nuclease family protein; this translates as MSDLVRVEPVALLPTQAGCAVFLGDGQKAIVFYIDPAVGASINTSMAGQTPPRPLTHDLFLLALETFGAKVARIVIVRVENDIYYARLILEAENEIMERKIVELDARPSDCLALSVRCGAPVFVVRELWESLQDMSAVLEEMREKGLGFGDPEHG
- a CDS encoding gamma carbonic anhydrase family protein; translation: MAIESYDGISPVIPSSAYIAGSADVIGRVTLGEESSVWYHAVLRGDINEITIGPRSNIQDNVVVHLADDYGCHVGELVTVGHSAVIHACTIKDEVLVGMGAIILDGAVIGERSIIGAGALVTGGTIIPPGSLVIGSPAKVVRTLSLDEQSKVKSWAEKYVTVSRKYLAR
- a CDS encoding PEP-CTERM sorting domain-containing protein, yielding MTFRHLLCCGLLAAATGGAHAASIQFTAINADEDGWAVVTLQDITPGTTIYFTDNEWNGSAIGSGGAFNTGESYFQWASGATAITAITAGTVIRFSAVDTTSLAATVGTLSRATVSGSTNYGISQSADTIYAYLGTAADTPTQFLAAIATTTFSAAEGVITSTGLTLGATAIQLNIGTGGDYAEYTGARTGQTTFAGYQSAVGNIANWNNPGDGNFASTEPNTTAFTVVPEPSAALIGGLGVFALIRRRR
- a CDS encoding aldehyde dehydrogenase family protein gives rise to the protein MLHERPTLKDRYLNFIGGQYVAPVDGRYFENPSPVDGKVLCEVARSNDKDVDLAVDAAWRAFEGGWKNTSVTTRSNLLLKIAQITEDHLVHLARVETVDNGKPIRETLAADLPLVVDHYRYFAGVIRGEEGGISELDPDTVSIQLHEPLGVVGQIIPWNFPLLMAAWKLAPALAAGNCVVLKPAEQTPVGIMEWVELIKEVLPPGVLNVVHGFGPEAGKPLAQHPRVKKVAFTGETTTGRLIMQYASENIIPVTLELGGKSPNVFFESVMDDDDDFFDKCLEGAAMFALNQGEVCTCPSRILVQESIAESFAERLVERVGKIKLGDPFDTDTMVGAQASNDQYEKIQSYLNVGREEGAKVLCGGGIHRGIEGGYYVQPTIFRGHNTMRIFQEEIFGPVASFTTFKDEEDAIRIANDTLYGLGAGVWTRDAHQLYRVPRAIEAGRVWVNCYHLYPAHAAFGGYKKSGIGRETHKMMLNHYRQTKNMLVSYSKKALGFF
- a CDS encoding DUF779 domain-containing protein, with protein sequence MPSRVLITDAAAAVIDQLRAVHGPLMFHQSGGCCDGSQPMCYAAGEFRLGRSDVKLGEIHGCPFYMERSQFECWQHTQLTIDVKPGRGSSFSLEIPLGLRFLVDSRVFTPEETAGLPPVEPVEA